In the Theobroma cacao cultivar B97-61/B2 chromosome 1, Criollo_cocoa_genome_V2, whole genome shotgun sequence genome, one interval contains:
- the LOC18611531 gene encoding polyadenylate-binding protein 2 encodes MEEEEHEVYGGEIPDEGEMEGDLDPHNADVDMSAADDDAVKELDEMKKRLKEMEDEAAALREMQAKVEKEMGAVQDPAGAVANQASREEADSRSVFVGNVDYACTPEEVQQHFQSCGTVNRVTILTDKYGQPKGFAYVEFLEAEAIQEALVLNESELHGRQLKVLPKRTNVPGMKQYRPRRFNAYMGYRFRRPYVPPYFYSPYGYGKVPRFRRPMRYMPYY; translated from the exons atgGAGGAAGAGGAGCATGAGGTGTACGGAGGAGAAATACCCGATGAAGGAGAGATGGAAGGCGACTTGGACCCTCACAACGCCGATGTTGATATGTCCGCTGCCGATGACGACGCCGTCAAG GAACTGGATGAGATGAAGAAACGGTTGAAGGAAATGGAAGATGAAGCGGCGGCTCTCCGCGAAATGCAGGCCAAGGTTGAGAAGGAAATGGGTGCTGTTCAAG ATCCTGCTGGTGCAGTGGCTAATCAGGCGAGCAGAGAGGAAGCTGATTCACGATCAGTTTTTGTTGGCAAT GTTGACTATGCATGCACGCCTGAAGAAGTGCAGCAGCATTTCCAATCATGCGGCACTGTGAACAGAGTGACTATTCTGACTGACAAGTATGGCCAACCTAAAGGTTTTGCTTATGTGGAGTTCCTGGAAGCAGAAGCCATTCAAGAGGCTCTGGTGCTAAATGAATCTGAATTACATGGCCGCCAATTGAAG GTTTTGCCTAAAAGGACTAATGTTCCTGGGATGAAGCAATACCGTCCAAGGCGATTCAATGCTTATATGGGCTATCGGTTCAGGAGGCCCTATGTACCTCCTTATTTCTACTCTCCTTATGGATACGG GAAAGTTCCTAGGTTCAGGAGGCCAATGCGATATATGCCCTACTATTAG
- the LOC108661090 gene encoding uncharacterized protein LOC108661090 gives MSATSDLRLSTSPIEDPLSPFYLHHSDHHGSIIITPKLTSNNYSSWSRSFLLALSIRNKSGFIDGSIPEPDLLESISPPIASTVFYIRKASEVWETLKERFSQPNDARICNLQFNLYNMSQGTRSVYAYFIELNCIWEKLRNYRPLPHCSCGKCNSACFQTYIDQYQKDSVFRFLNGLNESFSTLRSQILMMKPFPLLNEAYNLVIRDESQRNLYLHTMPIIESSAMATMTEGKVKSKVDAVCSYCHKKGHTKDKCYRLIGFPPDFKFSKGK, from the exons ATGTCTGCCACCTCTGACCTTCGATTGTCAACTTCACCCATTGAAGATCCATTGTCaccattttatctccaccactcAGACCACCATGGCTCCATCATCATCACTCCTAAGCTGACATCAAATAACTACTCATCGTGGAGCAGATCTTTCTTGCTAGCACTTTCCATTCGAAACAAATCTGGGTTCATAGATGGCTCGATTCCAGAACCTGAT CTTCTTGAATCAATCTCACCACCCATAGCCTCTACGGTATTCTACATCAGAAAAGCATCTGAGGTTTGGGAAACTCTGAAGGAACGCTTCTCTCAACCAAACGATGCAAGAATTTGCAATCTCCAGTTCAATCTCTACAACATGTCCCAAGGTACAAGATCTGTTTATGCATATTTCATTGAGTTAAATTGCATTTGGGAAAAACTTAGGAATTACAGACCGCTCCCACATTGTAGTTGTGGCAAATGTAACTCAGCTTGCTTTCAAACTTATATAGATCAATATCAAAAGGATTCGGTATTTAGATTTTTGAATGGACTAAATGAGTCATTCTCTACTCTTCGATCTCAAATTTTGATGATGAAACCGTTTCCTTTATTGAATGAGGCATATAATCTGGTGATTAGGGATGAGTCACAAAGGAATTTATATTTGCATACTATGCCTATCATAGAGTCCTCTGCCATGGCCACAATGACAGAAGGAAAGGTTAAGTCTAAGGTGGATGCTGTTTGTTCTTACTGTCATAAGAAGGGACATACTAAGGACAAGTGTTATAGATTGATCGGATTCCCACcagattttaagttttcaaagGGGAAATAA
- the LOC18611532 gene encoding phospho-2-dehydro-3-deoxyheptonate aldolase 1, chloroplastic yields MALMNTSLLSSKSLYSNTNSFSKPKDQSRPTFALPPSNKNSTSLPTITAVHAAESTKNQVAVKESSTFTQSITRKWTLDSWKSKKILQLPHYRDEKKVESVLKTIESFPPIIFAGEARNLEERLAEAAMGKAFLLQGGDCAESFEEFSANNIRNTFMLLIQMGVVLTYGGQMPVVKVGRMAGQFAKPSSAEFEEKNGMKLPSYKGDIMNAHVFDKSRIPDPQRMIRAYTQSAATLNLLRAFASGGYAVMQGVAHWNLDFAKNIEQGDRFQELADHLDEALGFMAAAGVTVDDPIMKTTEFWTSHECLLLPYEQALTRLDSTSGLYYNCSAHMVWCGERTRRLDGAHVEFLRGIANPLAIKVSDKMDPNELVKLTGILNPHNKPGRITIITRMGADNLRVKLPHLTRAIGRAGHIVTWVCDPMHGNTIEAPCGLKTRAFDAILAEVQAFFDVHEQEGSHPGGIHLEMTGQDVTECVGGSPTVIYDDLSSCYRTLCDPRLNSSQSLELAFIIAERLRSKRIGLSLGL; encoded by the exons ATGGCTCTTATGAATACCTCTCTTCTTTCTTCGAAGTCTCTTTACAGCAACACCAACTCTTTTTCCAAACCCAAGGATCAATCTCGACCAACTTTTGCTCTCCCTCCCAGCAACAAGAATTCAACATCTCTTCCAACCATCACTGCTGTTCATGCAGCCGAGTCCACAAAAAACCAAGTAGCAGTGAAGGAATCATCAACATTTACGCAATCCATCACTAGGAAATGGACATTGGATAGCTGGAAATCGAAGAAGATATTGCAGCTACCTCACTACCGGGATGAGAAGAAGGTGGAGTCAGTGTTGAAGACCATTGAGTCGTTTCCTCCTATAATATTTGCTGGTGAAGCAAGGAACTTGGAAGAGAGGCTGGCGGAGGCTGCCATGGGCaaggcattcttgctgcaggGTGGCGATTGTGCCGAAAGCTTCGAGGAGTTTAGCGCCAACAACATCCGGAATACATTCATGTTGCTGATCCAGATGGGTGTTGTGCTTACATATGGTGGACAAATGCCAGTGGTTAAG GTGGGAAGAATGGCTGGACAATTTGCTAAGCCAAGCTCTGCTGAATTTGAGGAGAAGAATGGAATGAAGTTGCCAAGTTACAAGGGGGACATCATGAATGCTCATGTTTTTGATAAGTCAAGAATTCCTGACCCGCAGAGGATGATAAGGGCTTATACTCAATCCGCAGCAACTCTGAACCTCCTTAGAGCCTTTGCTAGTGGAGGGTACGCTGTAATGCAGGGGGTTGCCCACTGGAATCTTGATTTTGCAAAGAATATTGAGCAGGGAGACAG ATTCCAGGAACTTGCTGACCATCTTGATGAGGCCTTAGGATTCATGGCTGCTGCAGGAGTCACAGTTGACGATCCTATCATGAAAACAACTGAATTCTGGACATCTCATGAGTGCTTGCTTTTGCCTTATGAACAGGCACTAACTAGGCTGGATTCAACTTCTGGCCTGTACTATAACTGCTCTGCTCACATGGTTTGGTGTGGGGAGCGAACCCGGCGGCTGGATGGTGCCCATGTAGAGTTTCTGAGAGGAATTGCCAATCCACTAGCCATAAAG GTTAGCGATAAGATGGATCCAAATGAACTAGTTAAGCTCACTGGAATACTGAATCCTCATAACAAGCCAGGAAGAATAACAATCATCACGAGAATGGGAGCTGACAACTTGAGAGTCAAGCTTCCCCATTTGACGAGGGCAATTGGTAGGGCAGGCCACATTGTCACTTGGGTCTGCGATCCAATGCACGGTAACACTATTGAGGCACCATGTGGACTCAAAACCCGTGCCTTTGATGCAATTCTG GCTGAGGTGCAAGCGTTCTTCGATGTCCATGAGCAAGAAGGCAGTCACCCTGGAGGCATCCATCTAGAAATGACCGGGCAAGACGTGACAGAGTGCGTTGGAGGGTCTCCAACAGTGATTTATGATGACCTAAGCTCATGTTACCGCACACTGTGTGACCCAAGGCTTAATTCTTCTCAGTCTCTGGAGCTGGCTTTCATCATTGCTGAGCGACTTAGGAGCAAAAGAATTGGACTTTCCTTGGGCCTTTAA